The following DNA comes from Streptomyces sp. Ag109_O5-10.
GCGAGTCGCTGTCGAGCACCGCCACGCTGTAGATGAGCACGTCGGGCGCACCCAAGTCCGTGATCGCGGAGTGGATCGCGGAGCGCAGGTTGCCGGCGTCCGCGACATCCGTGGCGTAGCCGCGAACGTCCTGGCCGGTGGAGGCAAGCTCGGCAGCGTAGGTGTCCATCTTCGTCTTGTTGCGGGCGAGCATGGCGACCGGGTGTCCGGCATTGGCGAATGCCCGGGTCAGCTCAAGGCCGATGCCTGGACCTACGCCGACGATCACTGCGGTTCCGAGGGTCATGACAATCCTTTCCTAGGTGGGGTCGGAGGCCTGCCACCGCACTCAGCGGTCCTGGGCGTCGACTCTCTTTGACGCGTCGCGCGAGTTAGCTGCGAAATCGGTGCCCAGGAGCTCGATGTCGTCAGGGGCTGCGGTGGTCTGCCGATCACTGCTTCGAGGTTGCCGCCGCCGACGCCGTTGCGGGAGGACCTGCCATAGGGGGTACTGACAAACCCTCCCTATCCGCATTACTCGTACCTATTGTCGAGTGCATGGACCATCGCCGTGACATTCAGGAGTTCCTGGTCTCCCGCCGGGCACGGATCAGCCCCAGGTCAGTCGGCCTGCCCGTCACCGGAAGGAAGCGGCGGGTACCCGGGCTGCGCCGCGAGGAGGTCGCCGCCTTGGCCGGGCTCAGCATCGACTACTACATCCGCCTGGAGCGCGGCGCGCTCACCCGTGCCTCCGACAGCGTCCTACAGGCCATCGCCCGCGCGCTGCGTCTGGATGCCGCCGAGCAGGCCCATCTCATCGACCTGGCACGCGCCGGCCGGCCGTCCCCCGCACCCCGTTCCCGTCGCACCACGCCTGCAGCGATCGCCCCGCAGCTGCAGACCGTCCTCGACTCCCTCGTCGGCGTCGCAGCGCTGGTGCGCAGTCCCACCCTCGATGTGATCGCCACCAACCCCCTCGGCCGGGCTCTGTACAGCGTGCTCCACACCGACGCGCGCCAGGCGCCGAACATCGCCCGGTTCACGTTCCTCAACCCTCAGGCCCGCCAGTTCTGGCGCGACTGGGACGAGGTCGCCGACGACTTCATCGCCCACTTGCGCGCCGCCGCCGGCCCCACTCCGCATGAACAGCCGCTCACCCATCTCGTGGGCGAGCTGTCCACCCGCAGCGACGCCTTCCGCCAGCTGTGGGCCCGACACGACGTGCGTGCCTGCGTCAGAGGCACGAAAAGGTTCCAGCACCCGGTCGTGGGCATGCTCGACCTGCGCTACGACCTCCTCCAACCGAACGCCGAACCCGGCCTCACCATGATCACCTACACCGCCGAGCCGGGAACGGTCTCCCACGACAACCTGACCCTGCTCGCCTCCTGGGCCGCCAGCCAGGACAACGACACCGAGCACGATCCGGCTGCCCCGACGACCCGGACCACAAGGCCGCCCTCACGGCGCGACTGATGCCTGATTGCCTGGACAGCACCGGTGCCGACCGGCCCGGCTTGCCGCGACCGGGCAACACCGACGCCCACACCGACACCGACACATCGCGTCCTCGGCCACGCCCTTCCCCCGGCAACGCCACAGCCCGCCCTGGACACACCAGCAGTCCTCACAGCTGAGCCATCGAGGTGCTCAGTCAAGGGCCGCGAGGTGGTCGGCGGCGCCACCGTGCCACTCGATCATGAAGAGCGTGGCGTCGTCGCTGGTACACCCGCCCCGTTCCTCTTTCAGCGTGTGGGAGAGCTTGCGCAGATCCGCCCGCACCCCCTGTGACGGCTCCTGTCCCAGGCGGTTGACGCAACGGATGAGGCGTTCCTCGCCGAACAGCTCCCCGCCGGTGAGGTGCTCCTCAATGATGCCGTCGGTGTAGCACAGCACCCGGTCGCCTGGCTGGAGCATGTGCCGCCTGATGCGGGGCTCCTCGCCGCCGAAGCCGACGGGCAGTGTCGTCGCGCTCTCCAGCTGCCGCACGACCCGGCCGTCACGGATCAGCAGGGGCGCGGGGTGGCCGGCGTTGACCAGTTCCAGCTCTCCGGTGGCGATATTGAGGTGCATGAGCTGCGCGGTGGCGAAGTGGTCGGGTCCGAACTGCTGGGAGATGGCCTCGTCCATGTACGCGTACTTCTCGGCCAGGCTGACGAACACGCGCCGGGCGTGCCGGTAGGCACCGATGGCGATGGTCGCCATCGCGGCGGCGTCCAGGCCGTGGCCTATGGCATCGATCACGGCTGCGTGCAGGATGCTGTCGTTGAGGGCGTAGTCGAAACTGTCGCCGGCGACGCGGTAGGCAGGCTCCAGGATGCCGGCCACCTCGACCTGCGGCACAGTCATCGTCAGTGGTGGCAGCAGGCTCCACTGGATCTCAGCGGACACGCTCATAGGCTCCCGGCGACGGGCCTGGAAGAACAGGTCGGTGTAGGCATTCTTGGTGACCAGCATGTCGGCGACCAGGCCCGCGAGCCGGCGCAGCAGGCGCCGGTCGTCTTCACCTACCGTGTCCAGGGTCAGGGACATCACCCCTACCTGGTCGCTGCCGTCCAGCAACGGCAGATACATCCGCACGCGGCCGTCGGCCTGCACCACCTCGACGACGTCCGCACTCAGGAAGGCCCGGCCGGCGGGAGAGCCGGCAACCGGCTGCGGCTGGCCCACGTGCAGCTTCCTGCCCGGAAGCGGCACGAGCACCTCCTGCGCGTAGTCCTGGAGGAGGATGGACACGTCACGACCGCCGATCCTTGCCACCTCCTCCGCGACCAGCGGGGCGATCAGCTGGGGCGGCATCACCCGCGCCCGGTCCAGCAGCAGGCCGAGCAGCCTTTCCCCGAAACCCTCCGACCGGTCCATGCTCTCCTCGCCCATGACCTGCTCCGCCACCCCCCTTTCCCTCCGCACGCCGATCGGCGTCTGCGCACACGGTGACCTGGGCAGCCGCCGGGAGCGGCGGATTACGCCATGTGCGGCATGTCGACCCCCGGGCAGGATGCAGTCCTCAAGTCCACGTGGTCCGATTTCGCCACCCCGTCAGCTGGGCCCACCGTGAGGCTACGGGCGTGAGCAGCGTGTGTCAGGCGTCCGCCGCGTACCACCAGAACTCCCTGATCACCGGTGCCGGCACGGGGCCCATCGCTGCCACCTGAGTCAGCAGGATGGTGACCGCACCCGTGGCCGGGATGACGTACGCCGCTGTCCGCGTGCCGCCGACCCAGCCATAACGGCCGGCCGCATTCCACGGGTTGGTCGGTTCGATGTCAACCGAGCCGCCGAAGCCCCAGCCCCGGCCCTCCAGGAACAGCTGGCCGATGTCGCACTGCGCCGGATTCGTATGGTCGGTGGTCATCATGCGCACGGGGTCGGCCGACAGTACCCGGCGGCCGTCGGCCGCCCCGTTATCTTCTTCGCGGTCCTGCAAGAGGGCCGCTGGCCTCCGGGCCCGGCATGACTGTTGCCCCCTGTCGATCGGATGACCTGGGGGGTGGTGTCACCGGGCCCGAGGGGTGCCGTCGGAGACGCTGATCAGAGGTCCGGCCCCCGCCCGGCCCGGCGCAATGCCGGGCAGCTCGCGGGCGGCAGGTCTGCATAACGTGGATGCGCGCGAACGGCCCCGCCGCCGAGGCCGGCACAGCATCGACACATGTGGGGGCACGGTGATCGACATCGACGCAACGGGCGTCTTCCTCGGCCTGGACGTCGGCAAAAGCAACCATCACGGCCACGGACTCACCCCGGCCGGGAAGAAGGTCTTCGACAAAGGCCTGCCGAACGGCGAACCCCAGCTGCGGGCCGTCTTCGACAAGCTCAAGGCCAAGTTCGGCACCGTCCTGGTGATCGTGGACCAGCCCGCCTCCATCGGCGCCCTGCCGTTGACCGTCGCCCGCGACGCCGGCTGCCAGGTCGCCTACCTGCCCGGCTTGGCGATGCGCCGGATCGCCGACCTCTACCCGGGGGAGGCCAAGACCGACGCCCGCGACGCCGCTGTCATCGCCGACGCCGCCCGCACCATGCCTCACACCCTGCGCTCCCTCGAACTGGCCGACGAGATCACCGCCGAACTGACCATGCTGGTCGGCTTCGACCAGGACCTGGCCGGCGAGGCCAACCGCACCTCCAACCGCATCCGCGGCCTGCTCACCCAGTTCCACCCCAGCCTCGAACGCGTCCTCGGCCCGCGCCTGGACCACCCCGCCATCACCTGGCTGCTGGAGCGCTACGGATCCCCGGCCGCACTGCGCAAGGCAGGCCGCCGCAAACTCGTCGAGGTCATACGGCCGAAGGCCCCGCGCATGGCCACCCGGCTCGTCGACGACGTCTTCGACGCCCTCGACGAACAGACCGTCGTCGTTCCCGGGACCAACACCCTGGACGTGATCGTGCCGTCACTGGCCAAGTCGCTGACCGCCGTCCACGAACAACGCCGGGCACTGCAAACCCAGATCGAGGCCCTGCTGGAGGCCCACCCTCTTTCCCAGGTCCTGACCTCGATGCCCGGCATCGGCGTCAGGACCGCCGCAGTCCTTCTGACCACCGTCGGCGACGGCAGCTCGTTTCCGAGCGCCGCCCACCTCGCCTCCTACGCCGGCCTCGCCCCCGCCACCAGGCAGTCGGGATCCTCGATCCACGGCGAACATGCTCCGCGAGGCGGGAACCGGCAGCTCAAACGCGCGATGTTCCTGTCCGCGTTCGCCGCACTGCACGATCCCGCCTCCCGCACCTACTACGACCGCTGCCGAGCCCGCGGGAAGACCCACACCCAGGCTCTCCTTCGCCTGGCCCGCCAACGGATCAACGTGCTGTTCGCGATGCTCCGCGACGGAACCTTCTACAAACCCAGAACCCCACGGACCGCTTGACGAAAGACATAGAGGCACCCCCCGGCGCCAGCCAGCAACATCCGGCAAAAGGCCAGCCGGTCGTCGGCGGTCGAGGCCAGCCCGCCATTGCCGAGCGGTAGCGGGGGCAGGCTACTCCACTCGCCGTCCGGGACGTCGGCGAGCTCCAGACTGCCGTCGTCGCCCGGCCGGTAGAAGCTGGTGAACTGCCCCGCTTGGCAACCGGCACCTCGAAACCGGTGTCCACCATGCCCAGCGGCCCGAAGACCCGCTCCGTCAGGAACTCCGGCAGCGGCTGCACGGTGACCCGCGAAATCGCTGTCGAAAGACAGACTCCCGCACGGGCAGGGAGTTATCGGCGTCGACAGGTCTGGGGGCCGGAGCCTCGTCACGGAACGTTTCAAGAAGACCCGATCATGATCGCGTTACGGGCTCTAGGGGTTTGTCCAGCGCGGCCGGGCTGTTCGGCGGGCACAGGTCCAGGTAGTGCAGAGCAGCCGTACGTCAGGCTCGCCCGCGTCCCGTGTCGTCCTCTGCGCGGTCGCCGTGGTCCCGGTCGGCGAGCAGCTGCTGGAAGGCGAGCGCGGTCTCCTCGTCGGCGGCCGCAACGTCGACGACGACCAAGCCGGTTCGCTTTGGGGGGCACGAAGAGGCCCGCCACTGTAGTGATGGGCTCGGCGATGTCCTCGGCGCGAACGGGTCGGGCCACATCTGAGGTGCGGCGCCGAAGTCGACGCCGGCGTCGGTGGGCTCCGGCCCCTCCTTCTGAGTGAACTCCGCCAGGCGCCATTCGTCGTCGGTCCAGTCCAACGTCAAGATCATCCTTTCGCACAGAGTCATCGCCCGGAAGTGGTCCGTCTCGTCCCCGACGGTTGTGAGGCGTCGGTGAGGTCGGCGCCGGTGGTGGCGTCCCGCTGGAAGTGGTCGGTGCCGTGCCAGTCCAGGCACTGACGGTCGCGTCGTCCTGCAAGTGGCCGTCGTTGGCGTCGACGACGGCCGCGATGAGGGTGCGGGCGGCCTCACGGGGGTGCAGATCGCGGGGCCGCACGATCAGGTCGGACAGGTTGGGGCTGCCTGCGTGGTGCTCCAGCATGCCGTCGGTCAGCATCACCAGCCGGTCGTCCGGACGCAGGTCCAGCGACTGGACCCGGTAGGTAAGAGGGGCGTTGAAGCCAACGGCATATCGACCTCCGGAGTGATCTCCCGCACCCGGCCGTCCCGCATCCGCAGCGGCCAGGGGTGCCCGGGGTTGACGAACTCCGTCCTGCCGTCGAGCAGGCTGATACGCAGGAGCCGGCCGGTGACGTAACCCTTGTGACTGTGCTCGCGCATCGCCTGGTCCGCCTGACGGGCCTGCTCGGCGAGATCGGCACCGGTCCGTCGGGCCCGGCGCAGGACGCCGACCGCGAGGGTGGCCAGCAGTGCGGCCTCGACATCGTGCCCCATGGCATCGATGACGGAGAGCTGCACGGTGTCCCGGCCGATCGTGTAGTCGAAGGTGTCACCGCCGACGTGGTCGGCCGGCTCCAGCGCCCCGGCCACCACAAACTGCGCCGCCTCGCACGCCAGCGACGCCGGCAGCAGCCGGTGCTGGATCTCCGCGGCCAGACTCAGCGGCTTGGTCCGGCGTCCGAAAGACCGGTTCGCGGCGACGAGGTACGCCAGCGCGTGCGCGGGCTCACTGATCTCCCGCATTGCCGCCGCATCCGGCGCCGTGGGCAGGAACGGTTCGAGGAGTCCGAGGGCGTCCCGGCGGTTGGTCACCGGGGCGACGATCCGCACCGGCGCGCCCTCACCCTTGTCCTCCGCCCCTTGTCCTCCGCGCCAAGCCGCTGGGTGCGGATCACATCGTCGTACAGGGTGCCCCTCAGCGGGTTGCGCCGGGCGGGTTCATCGGTGTCGACGCTGCCCGCCCCCCAGCCGCACGACCGA
Coding sequences within:
- a CDS encoding helix-turn-helix domain-containing protein, producing the protein MDHRRDIQEFLVSRRARISPRSVGLPVTGRKRRVPGLRREEVAALAGLSIDYYIRLERGALTRASDSVLQAIARALRLDAAEQAHLIDLARAGRPSPAPRSRRTTPAAIAPQLQTVLDSLVGVAALVRSPTLDVIATNPLGRALYSVLHTDARQAPNIARFTFLNPQARQFWRDWDEVADDFIAHLRAAAGPTPHEQPLTHLVGELSTRSDAFRQLWARHDVRACVRGTKRFQHPVVGMLDLRYDLLQPNAEPGLTMITYTAEPGTVSHDNLTLLASWAASQDNDTEHDPAAPTTRTTRPPSRRD
- a CDS encoding PP2C family protein-serine/threonine phosphatase, yielding MGEESMDRSEGFGERLLGLLLDRARVMPPQLIAPLVAEEVARIGGRDVSILLQDYAQEVLVPLPGRKLHVGQPQPVAGSPAGRAFLSADVVEVVQADGRVRMYLPLLDGSDQVGVMSLTLDTVGEDDRRLLRRLAGLVADMLVTKNAYTDLFFQARRREPMSVSAEIQWSLLPPLTMTVPQVEVAGILEPAYRVAGDSFDYALNDSILHAAVIDAIGHGLDAAAMATIAIGAYRHARRVFVSLAEKYAYMDEAISQQFGPDHFATAQLMHLNIATGELELVNAGHPAPLLIRDGRVVRQLESATTLPVGFGGEEPRIRRHMLQPGDRVLCYTDGIIEEHLTGGELFGEERLIRCVNRLGQEPSQGVRADLRKLSHTLKEERGGCTSDDATLFMIEWHGGAADHLAALD
- a CDS encoding IS110 family transposase — its product is MIDIDATGVFLGLDVGKSNHHGHGLTPAGKKVFDKGLPNGEPQLRAVFDKLKAKFGTVLVIVDQPASIGALPLTVARDAGCQVAYLPGLAMRRIADLYPGEAKTDARDAAVIADAARTMPHTLRSLELADEITAELTMLVGFDQDLAGEANRTSNRIRGLLTQFHPSLERVLGPRLDHPAITWLLERYGSPAALRKAGRRKLVEVIRPKAPRMATRLVDDVFDALDEQTVVVPGTNTLDVIVPSLAKSLTAVHEQRRALQTQIEALLEAHPLSQVLTSMPGIGVRTAAVLLTTVGDGSSFPSAAHLASYAGLAPATRQSGSSIHGEHAPRGGNRQLKRAMFLSAFAALHDPASRTYYDRCRARGKTHTQALLRLARQRINVLFAMLRDGTFYKPRTPRTA
- a CDS encoding DUF6207 family protein, producing MDWTDDEWRLAEFTQKEGPEPTDAGVDFGAAPQMWPDPFAPRTSPSPSLQWRASSCPPKRTGLVVVDVAAADEETALAFQQLLADRDHGDRAEDDTGRGRA